The following proteins are co-located in the Pedobacter sp. FW305-3-2-15-E-R2A2 genome:
- a CDS encoding putative quinol monooxygenase: MNIYLTAIVKSKEGASDAMKPLLQQLVVESRKENACLQYDLHQDHGNRNVFIFHEIWESHAGWDLHNAQPHIARFIADSADIIEGTVQIYHTEKIS; this comes from the coding sequence ATGAATATATACTTAACCGCTATTGTAAAAAGTAAAGAAGGCGCATCTGATGCGATGAAACCTTTGCTGCAACAACTTGTTGTGGAATCCAGGAAGGAAAATGCCTGCCTGCAATATGACCTTCATCAGGATCATGGAAATAGAAATGTTTTTATTTTCCATGAAATCTGGGAAAGCCATGCAGGATGGGACCTTCACAATGCCCAACCTCATATTGCCCGTTTTATAGCAGATTCAGCAGACATTATTGAGGGCACGGTACAAATTTATCATACAGAAAAGATCAGCTGA
- a CDS encoding thioredoxin domain-containing protein, which produces MINLLQSRLENSEAVVISLIKELNVNVSKFTAINNLNEHPEYPSLLAISDSLNGWRIPHETYRIDKADYNAADLSFPLIAHFKDSGGRFLLIHGIANGKVTYTNEREKKAVMEEAEFLRNWDGIILYAQKETDSGEENYNMELLKGWFDQARAPFLILLLLTCIAASINYSGISVAYAGLLAVKLVGLVVSVLLLMHSIDGNNPFIQNLCSLGKENNCNAILKSDAAKVTSWLSWSEVGMFYFAGSFLCLLLYPQSISLLAWLCVASLPYTFYSIGYQMKIKNWCVLCCTIQGVLWLEAFAFLMNSSFTFNIPFSVLPAVAICFLLPIAIWAFIKPFLTKAGQTKHLKQQLKGFKYNSDLFNKLLTGQPRYAVPEDLKAIRLGNPNAETIITMVTNPFCGPCAATHKMLDEWLLTREDLQLKILFTTANKEEDARTKVARHVTALSLSKDGKYVGEALNGWYKQSSKDYDTWASQYPVSINEEMNTVTEKQKAWCEMAEITFTPTILVNGYKLMDPYRLEDIQFMDI; this is translated from the coding sequence ATGATAAACCTATTGCAATCCAGGCTGGAAAATTCTGAAGCCGTTGTTATCTCTCTTATAAAAGAGCTTAATGTTAATGTAAGCAAGTTTACGGCCATCAATAATTTGAATGAGCATCCGGAATACCCGAGTTTACTGGCCATCAGCGATTCCTTGAATGGCTGGAGAATTCCTCATGAAACGTATAGAATAGATAAAGCCGATTATAATGCGGCAGACCTTTCTTTTCCTTTAATTGCGCATTTCAAAGATAGTGGCGGAAGGTTTTTGCTGATCCATGGGATTGCAAACGGGAAAGTAACCTATACCAACGAAAGGGAGAAAAAGGCCGTGATGGAAGAGGCTGAGTTCCTCAGGAACTGGGATGGGATTATATTGTACGCCCAAAAAGAAACAGATAGCGGTGAAGAAAACTATAACATGGAGTTGCTTAAAGGCTGGTTTGATCAGGCCCGTGCTCCTTTTTTAATCCTGCTGTTGCTGACTTGTATTGCAGCCTCCATCAATTACTCAGGAATAAGTGTTGCTTATGCGGGTTTACTGGCTGTAAAACTGGTTGGCCTGGTGGTCAGCGTGTTGTTATTGATGCACAGTATAGATGGCAATAATCCTTTTATACAGAATTTATGTAGTCTTGGAAAGGAAAACAACTGTAACGCGATCTTGAAGTCGGACGCCGCTAAAGTGACCAGCTGGCTGAGCTGGAGTGAGGTGGGCATGTTCTATTTTGCAGGCTCCTTTCTTTGCCTGTTATTATATCCTCAGTCCATCAGTTTACTGGCCTGGTTGTGTGTCGCCTCCTTACCTTATACCTTTTACTCCATCGGATACCAGATGAAGATTAAAAACTGGTGTGTACTTTGTTGCACGATACAAGGCGTACTCTGGCTGGAGGCCTTTGCTTTCCTGATGAATTCCTCTTTTACTTTTAACATTCCTTTTTCCGTACTTCCGGCTGTTGCCATTTGTTTTCTGCTTCCAATCGCCATCTGGGCATTCATTAAACCTTTCCTTACTAAAGCCGGACAAACCAAACATCTGAAACAACAACTTAAGGGATTTAAATACAATAGTGATTTGTTCAATAAATTGCTCACCGGACAACCGCGTTATGCAGTGCCCGAAGACCTGAAAGCCATTAGACTAGGCAACCCAAATGCAGAAACGATCATCACTATGGTCACCAACCCATTCTGCGGTCCATGTGCTGCTACCCATAAAATGCTGGATGAATGGTTGCTGACCAGAGAAGACCTGCAGTTGAAGATCCTGTTTACCACTGCAAATAAGGAGGAAGATGCCCGCACAAAAGTAGCCAGACATGTAACCGCATTAAGCCTTTCGAAAGATGGAAAATATGTAGGTGAAGCACTAAACGGATGGTACAAACAAAGCAGCAAAGATTACGATACCTGGGCCAGTCAATATCCGGTAAGCATCAATGAGGAAATGAATACGGTAACGGAGAAGCAAAAGGCCTGGTGTGAAATGGCTGAAATTACTTTTACACCGACCATTCTAGTCAATGGATATAAGCTAATGGATCCCTACAGACTGGAAGATATCCAGTTCATGGATATTTAG
- a CDS encoding glycoside hydrolase family 95-like protein, whose translation MKQIYACFVFLLCSIAVVAQVKNPEINWADYMKRQTMRWDSISTSYYTGILLGNGLLGTNIYKEDEYTIRFDVGRTDVTDQRQHQGTALSEALISRPRLPIGRMTLKTIGKITGAKMSLDLYNAKAGGTIYTSKGTLEFSAFVPANTNVIYIRAKGTQQEKNINWQFVAESSKSPRMNQNNTGNPEVYPENPAFSLKKSGIFSICHQLLLNGGGYATAWTAKKGLNESTMLISVGYDAEGQLDEIKEATTAINSFLVTKMPVVFAAHQKWWHQFYQQSFLSLPDQRMESFYWIQLYKLAAATRANKPMVDLMGPWFTSKTPWPGIWWNLNTQLTYSPIFASNHLELGKSLFNTLNKNLANLISNVPEEWRKDAAAIGRTTGYDLVSPLLEANKEHGQFELGNLTWVMFYYYQYYSYTKDREELTKYIYPLLKRSVNHLLYHLKKDEAGVFHLPSSFSPEYKYAEDANYALSSLRWGLQTLIALDKKEELKDADRGKWESILAHLVPYPVDDTGLMIGKDVPLTSSHRHYSHLLMIYPYRLINTDQPEHRELIEKSLNHWISLKGALQGYTFTGAASINAMMGKGNQSYDLLNQLFDQFIKPNTLYQESGPVIETPLSAATSIQEMLIQSWAGKIRVFPAVPDQWKNVSFDKFRAEGGFLVSANREDGATSFIRIFSTKGDTCQVQTDMKVSMVSSDKRKELAFTVFEHEGKMNLSFSTIPGETILLSEGYDTSKFNILPVKPMIRTNWSWGLKTKPFAGSN comes from the coding sequence ATGAAACAGATTTACGCTTGTTTTGTCTTTTTGCTATGCAGCATCGCTGTGGTTGCACAGGTGAAAAATCCGGAAATCAATTGGGCGGATTACATGAAGCGCCAAACCATGCGTTGGGATTCCATCAGCACAAGCTATTATACAGGAATCTTATTGGGGAATGGCTTGCTGGGGACCAATATCTACAAAGAAGATGAGTATACCATCCGGTTTGATGTCGGAAGAACCGATGTAACTGATCAACGGCAACATCAGGGGACAGCACTCTCGGAAGCGCTGATCTCCAGGCCAAGGTTGCCTATAGGAAGGATGACATTAAAGACCATTGGCAAAATCACCGGAGCTAAGATGAGTCTGGACCTCTATAACGCCAAAGCCGGGGGGACGATCTATACCAGCAAAGGGACCCTGGAATTCAGCGCCTTTGTTCCCGCAAATACGAATGTCATCTATATCCGGGCAAAAGGTACGCAGCAGGAAAAAAATATCAACTGGCAGTTCGTGGCGGAAAGCAGTAAAAGTCCGCGCATGAACCAGAACAATACCGGGAATCCGGAAGTATATCCGGAAAACCCAGCCTTCTCCCTTAAAAAATCAGGAATATTTTCCATTTGTCATCAGTTGCTGTTAAATGGTGGTGGATATGCCACAGCCTGGACGGCTAAAAAAGGGCTAAACGAAAGCACCATGCTGATTTCTGTCGGATATGATGCAGAAGGGCAGCTGGATGAAATAAAGGAGGCAACCACTGCGATCAACAGCTTCCTGGTTACAAAAATGCCGGTTGTTTTTGCGGCCCATCAAAAATGGTGGCATCAGTTTTACCAGCAAAGTTTCCTTTCTCTTCCGGATCAGCGGATGGAAAGTTTTTACTGGATTCAGTTGTATAAGCTCGCTGCTGCAACGAGGGCCAATAAGCCGATGGTCGACCTGATGGGGCCATGGTTTACCAGTAAAACGCCATGGCCGGGCATTTGGTGGAACCTCAATACACAATTAACCTATTCCCCGATTTTCGCTTCCAATCATTTGGAACTGGGAAAATCGCTGTTTAATACCCTGAATAAAAACTTAGCAAACCTGATCAGTAATGTTCCTGAAGAATGGCGGAAAGATGCGGCGGCTATTGGACGGACCACCGGATATGACCTGGTTTCTCCCTTGCTCGAGGCAAATAAAGAGCATGGACAATTCGAACTCGGGAACCTCACCTGGGTGATGTTTTACTACTATCAATATTATTCCTATACCAAAGACCGGGAAGAACTGACCAAATACATTTACCCTTTGTTAAAAAGGTCTGTAAACCATCTTTTGTATCATTTGAAAAAAGATGAGGCAGGCGTTTTTCATTTACCTTCTTCTTTTTCTCCGGAGTACAAATATGCCGAGGATGCCAATTATGCCTTATCCAGCCTGCGCTGGGGATTACAAACGCTGATTGCACTGGATAAAAAAGAAGAACTGAAAGATGCAGACCGTGGAAAATGGGAATCGATATTAGCACATCTGGTTCCTTATCCGGTAGACGATACCGGTCTGATGATTGGTAAGGACGTACCGCTGACCAGTTCACACCGTCATTATTCTCACCTGCTGATGATTTATCCTTATCGCCTGATCAATACCGATCAGCCGGAGCACAGGGAACTCATCGAGAAATCTCTGAACCACTGGATTTCACTCAAAGGGGCTTTGCAGGGTTACACCTTTACCGGTGCAGCTTCGATCAATGCGATGATGGGAAAAGGAAATCAGTCCTATGATTTGTTAAATCAACTTTTTGATCAGTTCATCAAGCCCAATACCCTTTATCAGGAGTCCGGTCCGGTAATCGAAACCCCACTTTCGGCGGCTACTTCTATTCAGGAAATGCTGATCCAAAGCTGGGCTGGAAAAATAAGGGTTTTCCCTGCAGTTCCCGATCAATGGAAAAATGTATCCTTTGATAAGTTCCGTGCAGAAGGCGGCTTTCTGGTTTCTGCGAACAGGGAAGATGGAGCCACTTCATTCATCAGGATCTTTAGCACCAAAGGAGATACCTGTCAGGTACAGACGGATATGAAAGTGAGCATGGTGAGTTCTGATAAAAGGAAAGAACTGGCCTTCACGGTATTTGAACATGAAGGGAAAATGAACCTTAGTTTTTCTACCATTCCCGGCGAAACGATCTTACTTTCTGAGGGATATGATACGAGCAAATTTAACATCCTGCCTGTAAAGCCGATGATCAGAACAAATTGGAGCTGGGGCCTGAAAACCAAGCCCTTCGCCGGTTCAAATTAA
- a CDS encoding GH116 family glycosyl hydrolase translates to MIKTTATDRRDFLKKAGLLTAGFALLQFPVWAKSIFALDYPKHNIPEEKNIDPQWLKSLFNRGQATAYLKTKNELKYIGMPVGGLHAGTVYVGGDGRLWLWQIYNETFEGNQEGIDPKVLNWNDGTSVRQIRVRDGAAYVEPAIAGNKRVLEQGFAVKLVINGKTIVKELNEDHWDEVTFTPAYPMATISYSSKDFPLAVQLKVYAPFIPLDAADSALPATVLRLEVKNTTNSPAEVSLIGWMENGVNKLSAKDGSGKRKNEVISTTNATHIYSTFGGSEELAKAIDHGTMCFSFHGSNAKGYAAFQPWPVKAQSFSGTPLESATALAPEKLVAAIGTHKNLAPGKSVTADYSVSWHFNNANPKLKNLVKNAEAGYQYGQRFKDAKAVSTYLNDHFDKLTNTTERWVKTWNDTTLPHWFMERTFLNIGTLATANTYRFADGRFWSWEGVGACAGTCTHVWQYAHAVARIFPELERDLRQRVDLGLGFKEESGAIMFRGENETHPAIDGQAGTVLRFYREHQMNADDSFLRTNWPKIKKAVEFMLAQDKNGDGMTDTPMENTLDAVWEGEIAWIVGLCIAAAKAAQLMAEEMDDKTFAKICETYVDNGRKNMEKELFNGEYFIHRPDPVQGRKKLGSYNTCHIDQVYGQSWAFQVGLPRVLAKDKALAALKALWKYNFTMDVGPYIKTHIGGRPYALEGEGGMVMNTNPHNESQPFGENVTWQLGYFHECMSGFEHQVAAHMMAEGMIGESLVLTRVIQDRYHASKRNPFNEIECSDHYARAMASYGTFITACGFTCHGPKGELGFAPKWNKEDFKAPFTTAKAWGTYAQKKTGMKQSHSIKLSYGELSLQKLILEKIGSGALKSVTATVGQLKVPLRFKQQGEALELVFDSRLLIRENQSLTVVFS, encoded by the coding sequence ATGATAAAAACCACCGCTACAGACCGAAGGGACTTTCTCAAAAAAGCAGGTTTGCTGACCGCAGGCTTTGCCCTTTTGCAATTCCCCGTCTGGGCAAAAAGTATTTTTGCCCTCGACTATCCTAAACACAATATTCCAGAAGAAAAGAACATCGATCCGCAATGGTTGAAATCACTTTTTAACCGTGGGCAGGCTACTGCCTATCTTAAAACTAAGAATGAATTGAAATATATCGGAATGCCTGTCGGAGGTTTACATGCAGGAACGGTATATGTTGGTGGAGATGGAAGACTTTGGCTTTGGCAGATTTACAATGAAACCTTTGAGGGGAATCAGGAAGGAATTGATCCTAAAGTCCTGAACTGGAATGATGGAACTTCGGTAAGACAGATTCGTGTGAGGGATGGTGCCGCTTATGTAGAACCAGCCATTGCAGGCAATAAACGGGTGTTAGAGCAGGGCTTTGCCGTTAAATTGGTCATCAATGGGAAAACCATTGTAAAAGAACTCAATGAAGATCATTGGGATGAGGTGACTTTTACACCTGCCTATCCGATGGCGACGATCAGCTATAGCAGCAAGGATTTTCCGCTGGCTGTTCAATTGAAAGTCTATGCCCCTTTTATTCCCCTGGATGCTGCAGATTCGGCACTGCCGGCAACAGTATTGAGGTTGGAAGTTAAAAATACCACCAACAGCCCTGCAGAAGTTTCCCTGATTGGCTGGATGGAAAATGGAGTCAATAAATTAAGCGCTAAAGACGGTTCCGGGAAACGCAAAAATGAAGTGATTTCTACGACAAACGCTACCCATATCTATTCCACTTTTGGGGGATCGGAAGAGCTCGCTAAAGCAATAGACCATGGTACGATGTGTTTCAGCTTTCATGGCAGCAATGCGAAGGGCTATGCGGCTTTTCAACCCTGGCCGGTAAAGGCGCAGAGTTTTAGCGGGACTCCATTGGAATCGGCTACGGCATTGGCCCCCGAAAAGCTGGTTGCCGCGATTGGCACTCATAAAAATCTCGCTCCGGGAAAATCTGTGACTGCCGATTATTCTGTCAGCTGGCATTTCAATAATGCCAATCCCAAACTGAAAAATCTGGTGAAGAATGCCGAAGCAGGTTATCAATATGGCCAAAGGTTTAAAGATGCGAAAGCAGTAAGTACTTATCTGAACGATCATTTTGATAAATTAACGAACACAACTGAGCGCTGGGTAAAAACCTGGAACGACACGACTTTACCGCATTGGTTTATGGAGCGGACGTTTTTAAACATTGGAACCCTGGCCACCGCCAACACTTATCGGTTTGCAGATGGAAGATTCTGGAGCTGGGAAGGAGTGGGGGCCTGTGCCGGAACCTGTACCCATGTCTGGCAATATGCACATGCCGTTGCCCGGATCTTTCCCGAATTAGAAAGAGACTTGCGCCAACGTGTAGATCTTGGCCTTGGATTTAAAGAAGAAAGCGGGGCGATCATGTTCCGTGGCGAAAATGAAACCCATCCCGCAATCGACGGACAGGCAGGAACGGTATTGCGCTTTTACAGGGAGCATCAAATGAATGCCGACGACTCCTTTTTGCGTACCAACTGGCCAAAGATCAAAAAAGCAGTAGAGTTTATGCTGGCCCAGGATAAAAACGGAGATGGAATGACAGATACGCCGATGGAAAATACACTGGATGCGGTTTGGGAAGGAGAAATCGCCTGGATTGTGGGTCTCTGTATTGCAGCAGCAAAAGCGGCGCAGCTCATGGCAGAAGAAATGGACGATAAGACTTTTGCTAAAATATGTGAAACGTATGTCGACAATGGCCGTAAGAATATGGAAAAGGAACTTTTTAACGGAGAGTACTTTATTCATCGTCCTGATCCGGTACAGGGCCGGAAGAAATTAGGTTCTTACAATACTTGTCATATTGATCAGGTATACGGACAAAGCTGGGCTTTTCAGGTGGGCTTGCCCCGGGTCCTTGCTAAAGATAAAGCGCTGGCAGCATTGAAAGCATTATGGAAATACAATTTCACGATGGATGTTGGACCTTACATTAAAACCCATATTGGTGGCCGTCCTTATGCCCTTGAAGGTGAGGGTGGGATGGTGATGAATACCAATCCTCACAATGAATCGCAACCTTTTGGTGAAAATGTAACCTGGCAACTGGGGTATTTCCATGAATGTATGAGCGGATTTGAGCACCAGGTGGCTGCACACATGATGGCAGAAGGCATGATTGGGGAAAGCCTCGTGTTGACCCGTGTGATTCAGGATCGTTACCATGCTTCAAAAAGAAATCCGTTTAATGAAATAGAATGTAGTGACCATTATGCCAGGGCAATGGCGAGTTACGGAACTTTTATCACGGCTTGTGGTTTTACCTGTCATGGCCCGAAAGGAGAACTGGGCTTTGCACCGAAATGGAACAAAGAGGACTTTAAAGCACCATTTACTACGGCCAAAGCATGGGGTACGTATGCGCAAAAGAAAACCGGAATGAAGCAGTCGCACAGCATAAAACTTAGTTATGGTGAGTTATCCCTGCAAAAGCTGATACTGGAAAAGATCGGAAGCGGAGCGTTGAAGTCGGTAACGGCGACAGTTGGTCAATTGAAGGTGCCATTGCGCTTTAAACAACAAGGAGAAGCATTAGAGCTTGTTTTTGATAGCCGGTTGCTGATCAGAGAAAACCAAAGTTTAACCGTCGTTTTTTCTTAA
- a CDS encoding RbsD/FucU domain-containing protein: MKICSTTSKTLLLSIGISSVFLIAGCNFAANQKTTVTSLKKESNWKQQFDEKLPLLGHRNWILIVDKAFPEQNAPGMEYIYANEDLLPVLKLVLGQVNQSTHVKPIIYRDKELGFIKEEQAKGVTQFIQDSKAMFGTQNVQTLLHDEVFKKLDAESKLFKVLVIKTNETIPYTSVFLQLDCGYWNAAKESELRTAMGK, translated from the coding sequence ATGAAAATATGCTCAACAACTTCAAAAACACTGCTGCTCTCGATAGGGATCAGCAGTGTTTTCCTGATTGCCGGATGTAATTTCGCAGCAAATCAGAAAACAACGGTTACTTCCCTAAAGAAAGAAAGCAACTGGAAACAACAGTTTGATGAAAAACTTCCCCTCCTTGGGCATCGGAACTGGATTCTTATCGTAGATAAAGCCTTTCCGGAACAAAATGCGCCGGGTATGGAATACATCTATGCCAATGAAGACCTTTTGCCGGTGTTAAAGCTCGTTTTAGGTCAGGTCAATCAGTCTACACATGTGAAGCCGATCATTTACCGGGATAAAGAACTGGGCTTTATTAAAGAAGAACAGGCAAAAGGAGTGACTCAATTTATTCAGGATTCCAAAGCCATGTTTGGCACACAAAACGTTCAGACCTTGCTTCACGACGAGGTGTTTAAGAAACTGGATGCGGAATCAAAATTGTTTAAGGTATTGGTGATCAAAACCAATGAAACCATTCCCTATACCTCGGTATTTCTACAGCTGGATTGTGGATATTGGAATGCAGCTAAAGAATCAGAATTGAGAACGGCCATGGGGAAATAA
- a CDS encoding glycoside hydrolase N-terminal domain-containing protein: MKLYQHFFLGAIGQSLLFAMSGTCHAQSSDIQIYFKKPAASFQEALPLGNGRLGALIGGNPNKDKITLNEISLWSGGVQDADNENAHNHLKPIQDLLLKGQNKEAQELLQQQFVAKGAGSGSGNGQNVPYGCYQTMGDLFISWKDTTAAYSDYHRTLNLEKAIAKTSWKRNGVTYTQEALISIPGNIMMIRIRASEKGKISFSTSINRKENASVKSEGQRLMMTGQLPNGKEAGLRFAAGLQVQANGGRKSIKGTEIEVLNADECILLWTAATDYNIADYSKRGADPVQVVKNNLLRAEKLSPLQLEKAHVNAFGSFFNRNRFYLKGASTEVAGLSTPERLVRYAKQLPDPQFPALYYNFGRYLLISSSQRGSLPANLQGLWAEEYQTPWNGDYHMNINIQMNYWLAEPTGLGDLADPLHRFIAGLVKPGMKTAKAYYNAPGWVAHVIANPWGYTSPGEGAQWGSTLTGGAWMCEHIWEHYQFTGDKAFLAKYYPVLKEAANFLSAILIEEPTHKWLVTAPSNSPENTYIMPDGFKGQTAMGPTMDMQICREIFGYSIEAAKILDKDQDWAGKLTKIRKRLAPNQIGAAGDINEWLNDWKDEEPQHRHTSHLYGLHPYEEITPWDSPELANAARETLKQRGDDGTGWSKAWKINFWARLGDGDHALKLFQQLVTPVDPIRKLNMHSGGTYPNLFCAHPPFQIDGNFGGTAGIAEMLMQSHGKDNVIRLLPALPSNRDWKDGSVKGMRARNAFVVDFEWQNSRLKSGKILALNAGPCQVALPENTLLKDAGGKTIARTKDKAGVLSFNAVKGSSYRFESR; encoded by the coding sequence ATGAAGTTGTACCAACACTTTTTTTTAGGGGCAATTGGCCAGAGCCTGCTCTTTGCAATGAGCGGAACCTGTCATGCACAATCCTCCGATATACAGATTTATTTTAAAAAACCAGCGGCCTCCTTTCAGGAGGCTTTGCCATTAGGAAACGGCCGTCTCGGTGCACTGATTGGTGGAAACCCTAATAAAGACAAAATCACGCTCAATGAGATCTCCTTATGGTCTGGCGGGGTACAGGATGCGGACAATGAAAATGCCCACAACCACCTGAAACCCATTCAGGATTTACTGCTGAAAGGTCAGAATAAAGAAGCTCAGGAGTTGTTACAACAACAGTTTGTAGCGAAAGGAGCAGGCTCCGGTTCCGGAAACGGGCAAAATGTTCCTTATGGCTGTTATCAGACCATGGGCGATTTGTTCATCTCCTGGAAGGATACCACTGCTGCTTATTCAGATTATCACAGAACCTTAAACCTGGAAAAGGCCATCGCGAAAACGAGCTGGAAGCGGAACGGGGTTACCTATACGCAGGAAGCATTGATCAGCATTCCCGGAAACATCATGATGATCAGAATCAGGGCTTCGGAAAAAGGGAAAATCAGCTTTTCCACCAGCATCAACAGGAAAGAAAATGCAAGCGTAAAAAGTGAGGGCCAGCGCCTGATGATGACCGGGCAATTGCCAAATGGCAAAGAAGCAGGATTACGCTTTGCTGCAGGATTACAGGTGCAGGCCAATGGGGGCAGGAAATCCATTAAAGGAACGGAGATCGAAGTTCTCAATGCCGATGAATGTATTTTGCTTTGGACGGCTGCTACAGATTATAACATCGCTGATTACAGCAAAAGAGGGGCAGATCCGGTACAGGTTGTAAAAAACAACCTGCTTCGCGCAGAGAAACTTAGCCCTTTACAACTGGAAAAAGCACATGTCAATGCCTTTGGCAGCTTTTTCAACAGAAACCGGTTTTACCTTAAAGGAGCAAGTACTGAAGTTGCAGGTTTAAGTACCCCGGAACGCTTAGTCCGCTATGCAAAACAATTGCCCGATCCTCAGTTTCCGGCATTGTATTATAATTTCGGACGTTATTTACTGATCTCTTCCTCACAACGGGGGAGTTTACCTGCCAACCTGCAAGGCCTCTGGGCGGAAGAATACCAGACGCCCTGGAATGGTGATTATCACATGAACATCAACATTCAGATGAACTACTGGCTGGCCGAGCCTACCGGGTTAGGAGACCTTGCAGATCCTTTACACCGCTTTATTGCGGGCCTCGTTAAACCTGGTATGAAGACGGCAAAAGCCTATTACAATGCGCCGGGATGGGTAGCACATGTGATTGCCAATCCATGGGGATACACTTCTCCGGGAGAGGGGGCGCAATGGGGTTCTACGCTTACCGGAGGAGCATGGATGTGTGAACACATCTGGGAACATTATCAGTTTACCGGAGATAAGGCTTTCCTCGCAAAATATTATCCGGTACTTAAAGAAGCCGCTAACTTTTTATCGGCGATCCTCATTGAAGAGCCGACACACAAATGGCTGGTCACCGCTCCTTCGAATTCACCGGAAAACACCTATATCATGCCAGATGGTTTTAAAGGACAAACGGCAATGGGGCCAACGATGGACATGCAGATCTGCAGGGAAATCTTTGGCTATAGCATAGAAGCTGCAAAAATTTTAGATAAAGATCAGGACTGGGCAGGAAAATTAACCAAGATCAGAAAGCGGCTTGCGCCTAATCAGATCGGTGCTGCCGGAGACATTAATGAATGGCTGAACGATTGGAAAGATGAGGAGCCTCAGCATCGCCATACCTCACATTTATATGGCTTACATCCTTACGAAGAAATTACCCCATGGGATAGCCCGGAACTGGCAAATGCGGCAAGAGAAACACTGAAACAAAGAGGCGATGATGGTACGGGCTGGTCGAAAGCCTGGAAGATCAATTTCTGGGCAAGACTAGGAGATGGTGATCACGCTTTGAAACTATTTCAACAACTGGTTACTCCGGTAGACCCCATCCGTAAATTAAACATGCATTCCGGTGGAACTTATCCGAACCTGTTCTGTGCACATCCGCCATTCCAGATTGATGGGAACTTTGGAGGAACAGCAGGGATCGCAGAAATGCTGATGCAGAGCCATGGAAAAGACAATGTGATCCGCTTATTGCCGGCATTGCCTTCCAATAGAGATTGGAAAGATGGAAGTGTGAAAGGAATGAGGGCCAGAAATGCTTTTGTAGTTGATTTTGAATGGCAAAACTCCAGGCTGAAAAGCGGTAAAATACTTGCGCTGAATGCCGGGCCTTGTCAGGTGGCTTTACCTGAAAATACCCTATTGAAAGATGCCGGGGGTAAAACGATTGCCCGGACAAAAGATAAAGCCGGGGTGCTTAGCTTCAACGCTGTTAAAGGTTCATCTTACCGTTTCGAAAGCCGTTAA